One part of the Streptomyces nigra genome encodes these proteins:
- a CDS encoding DNA polymerase ligase N-terminal domain-containing protein has translation MAERDGLREYRGKRDFDRTREPRGRGASAEGGPRFVVQIHDASSLHFDFRLQVGDVLRSWSVPKGPSGDPRDKRLALPTEDHPLEYEDFEGVIPKGEYGGGTVIVWDSGTYEPLSHDRQGRPVDFAESLERGHARFRLHGSKLHGEFALTRLRGGEDDREAWLLVRAGRGAHGHGTPDPYRARSVRSGRTLAQVAADAGTD, from the coding sequence GTGGCCGAGAGGGACGGGCTGCGGGAGTACCGCGGCAAACGCGACTTCGACCGGACACGGGAGCCGCGCGGGCGTGGGGCGTCAGCCGAGGGGGGACCGCGGTTCGTGGTGCAGATCCACGACGCGAGTTCCCTGCACTTCGACTTCCGGCTGCAGGTGGGGGACGTCCTGCGGTCGTGGTCGGTGCCGAAGGGGCCGTCCGGCGACCCCCGGGACAAGCGGCTCGCCCTGCCGACGGAGGACCATCCGCTGGAGTACGAGGACTTCGAGGGCGTGATCCCGAAGGGCGAGTACGGCGGCGGCACCGTGATCGTGTGGGACAGCGGGACGTACGAACCGCTCAGTCATGACCGCCAGGGGCGGCCCGTCGACTTCGCCGAGTCGCTGGAGCGCGGGCACGCCCGGTTCCGGCTGCACGGCTCCAAGCTGCACGGCGAGTTCGCGCTCACCCGGCTCCGCGGCGGCGAGGACGACCGGGAGGCGTGGCTGCTGGTCAGGGCCGGCCGGGGCGCCCATGGGCACGGCACGCCCGACCCGTACCGGGCGCGTTCCGTCCGCAGCGGCCGCACCCTCGCCCAGGTCGCCGCGGACGCCGGTACGGACTGA
- a CDS encoding TauD/TfdA dioxygenase family protein has protein sequence MTRDRATTDGTRGTAVEVHPVAGHIGAEITGVDLAAGLDDAEVAAIRAAVLRWKVVFFRDQRLDHTGHVEFARRFGEPVVLRRRGSASPEKHPEIETTADRLELGGRFGMEHDEWLRRRRHHLLRGWHCDHGARVDPPAATILRAETVPPYGGDTTWANLAAAYAGLSAPVQRFVDGLRAEHRLGVGYQPRPGDDAYVRHLLDHQVATLHPLVRVHPETGERVLYVNGYYVEQIDGLSRAESATVLGMLLEQAVRPEYTVRFRWQPGSVAFWDNRATIHLAPSDTAHLDAPRIMHRVMLAGDVPVGVDGTPSQPLTGTAPGRW, from the coding sequence ATGACCAGGGACAGGGCCACCACGGACGGGACACGCGGCACGGCGGTCGAGGTGCACCCCGTCGCCGGGCACATCGGGGCGGAGATCACCGGCGTCGACCTCGCCGCGGGACTGGACGACGCGGAGGTCGCCGCGATCCGGGCCGCGGTCCTCCGCTGGAAGGTCGTGTTCTTCCGGGACCAGCGGCTGGACCACACCGGGCACGTGGAGTTCGCGCGCCGCTTCGGCGAGCCGGTCGTCCTGCGGCGGAGGGGCAGCGCCTCACCGGAGAAGCACCCCGAGATCGAGACGACCGCCGACCGGCTGGAACTCGGCGGCCGGTTCGGCATGGAGCACGACGAATGGCTGCGGCGCCGGCGCCACCATCTGCTGCGCGGCTGGCACTGCGACCACGGGGCCCGCGTCGACCCGCCCGCCGCGACCATCCTGCGCGCCGAGACCGTGCCCCCGTACGGCGGCGACACCACCTGGGCCAATCTGGCCGCCGCCTACGCCGGACTGTCCGCCCCCGTCCAGCGGTTCGTCGACGGGCTGCGGGCCGAGCACCGGCTCGGCGTCGGCTACCAGCCCCGCCCCGGCGACGACGCCTACGTCCGCCATCTGCTGGACCATCAGGTCGCCACCCTCCACCCGCTGGTGCGGGTGCACCCGGAGACGGGGGAGCGGGTGCTGTACGTCAACGGCTACTACGTCGAGCAGATCGACGGCCTCTCCCGCGCCGAGAGCGCCACCGTCCTCGGCATGCTGCTGGAGCAGGCCGTACGGCCCGAGTACACGGTCCGCTTCCGGTGGCAACCGGGGAGCGTCGCCTTCTGGGACAACCGCGCCACCATCCACCTCGCGCCCTCCGACACCGCCCACCTCGACGCGCCCCGCATCATGCACCGGGTGATGCTGGCCGGCGACGTACCCGTAGGGGTGGACGGCACACCGTCGCAGCCCCTCACCGGCACCGCACCGGGCCGCTGGTGA
- a CDS encoding alpha/beta fold hydrolase encodes MTPVIPGFDQHRVPVADGVALHAAVGGSGPAVVLLHGFPQTHLMWRHVAADLAADHTVICPDLRGYGASDRPADTDGSVYAKRTMAADVVELARRLGHDRFALAGHDRGALVAFRAALDHPGAVTHLACLDVLPTLDMWDVMRGVSAAVGYHLYLMAQPPGLPERMIGADPDAFFGHFLDAWTADPRAIPDGVRAAYLSACRDAVPSIVADYRASAGIDVEHDRADRDAGRTLAMPVGVLQQDWGAALGYDAAAVWRAWAPDLRHTTVTCGHFMAEESPGEVVKALRDLLAR; translated from the coding sequence ATGACGCCTGTCATCCCGGGCTTCGACCAGCACCGTGTGCCCGTCGCCGACGGAGTGGCGCTGCACGCCGCCGTGGGTGGTTCCGGTCCGGCCGTCGTGCTGCTGCACGGCTTTCCGCAGACGCATCTGATGTGGCGCCATGTGGCCGCCGATCTGGCGGCCGACCACACGGTGATCTGCCCGGATCTGCGGGGCTACGGCGCCAGCGACCGGCCGGCGGACACCGACGGCTCCGTCTACGCCAAGCGGACCATGGCCGCCGACGTGGTCGAACTGGCCCGCCGGCTCGGCCACGACCGCTTCGCGCTGGCCGGGCACGACCGGGGCGCCCTGGTGGCGTTCCGCGCCGCCCTGGACCACCCCGGCGCGGTGACCCATCTGGCGTGTCTGGACGTGCTGCCGACGCTGGACATGTGGGACGTGATGCGCGGGGTGAGCGCGGCCGTCGGGTACCACCTGTATCTGATGGCGCAGCCGCCGGGGCTTCCGGAGCGCATGATCGGCGCCGACCCGGACGCGTTCTTCGGGCACTTCCTCGACGCGTGGACCGCCGACCCGCGGGCGATCCCGGACGGCGTGCGGGCGGCCTATCTGTCGGCGTGCCGGGACGCGGTGCCGTCGATCGTGGCGGACTACCGCGCCTCGGCCGGCATCGACGTGGAGCACGACCGGGCCGACCGGGACGCGGGGCGCACCCTGGCCATGCCGGTCGGCGTGCTCCAGCAGGACTGGGGCGCGGCCCTCGGCTACGACGCGGCCGCGGTGTGGCGGGCCTGGGCGCCGGATCTGCGGCACACGACCGTGACCTGCGGTCACTTCATGGCCGAGGAGTCCCCCGGGGAGGTGGTGAAGGCGCTGCGGGACCTGCTGGCGCGCTGA